A single window of Synechocystis sp. PCC 7509 DNA harbors:
- a CDS encoding IS701 family transposase encodes MDVELQILKHLARDAHPTVAIIDTYCAEYRELFKEVRNYECFKYLHLGITSPIKRKSLPEIAKVVSINSAQSLHHFIANCDWSVEELKKRRLNKLKKALNGKAITVVIDETGDRKKGKKTDYVARQYLGSVGKVDRGIVSVNAYGVYANITFPLTLKIFKPKGTLKEEDQYKTKIELASEIITELIELGLNIDLVLADSFYGESSQFLQKLTQYQLAYVVAIRTNHGVWLPASQSVRANKWCKFTRTFSSQKSEIRYIREIVYGKKRAITYWEITTDPETMPENSTSFIMTNLQGNLKKTLGDLYGLRTWVEYGFRQCKQELGWTDYRFTHFKDIERWWEIIFCVYTMISLSSPAFLAIHESYQIQIESQKSNSVDFSNHQQWNHESGWKNVLNNLRLVVQPLVSFWLVYPWLDIFPNSNLLLGFNHLISAMNQFKPFYSSG; translated from the coding sequence ATGGATGTGGAATTACAAATCTTGAAACATTTAGCAAGAGATGCTCACCCAACAGTTGCCATCATAGACACCTATTGTGCAGAGTACAGAGAACTGTTCAAAGAAGTAAGAAACTATGAATGCTTCAAATACTTACACTTGGGAATAACGTCACCAATAAAAAGAAAATCATTGCCAGAAATAGCCAAAGTAGTAAGTATAAACTCCGCCCAATCATTACATCATTTTATAGCGAATTGTGATTGGTCAGTAGAGGAATTAAAAAAGCGAAGATTGAATAAACTCAAGAAAGCGCTAAATGGAAAAGCAATTACCGTAGTAATAGATGAAACCGGAGACAGAAAAAAAGGTAAGAAAACTGATTATGTAGCTCGGCAATATTTGGGAAGTGTAGGGAAGGTTGATAGAGGAATAGTGTCCGTCAATGCCTATGGGGTTTATGCCAATATAACGTTTCCTTTAACATTGAAAATATTTAAACCCAAGGGAACGCTAAAAGAGGAAGATCAATACAAAACAAAAATAGAATTGGCATCAGAAATAATTACAGAATTAATTGAATTAGGCTTGAATATTGACTTAGTGCTGGCAGATAGTTTTTATGGTGAAAGTAGCCAATTCCTTCAAAAACTAACCCAATATCAATTAGCTTATGTCGTAGCAATTAGAACTAATCATGGAGTCTGGCTGCCAGCTAGTCAGAGCGTTAGGGCAAACAAATGGTGTAAATTCACGAGAACATTTAGTAGCCAAAAATCAGAAATCAGATACATAAGGGAAATAGTTTATGGAAAAAAAAGAGCGATAACCTACTGGGAAATAACTACTGACCCAGAAACCATGCCAGAAAATTCTACTTCGTTCATCATGACCAATCTTCAAGGGAACTTGAAAAAGACTTTAGGGGATCTATATGGATTGAGAACATGGGTGGAATATGGCTTCCGGCAGTGTAAACAAGAATTAGGTTGGACAGATTATCGCTTTACTCATTTCAAGGATATCGAAAGATGGTGGGAGATTATTTTTTGTGTTTATACAATGATTAGTTTAAGTTCTCCAGCTTTTTTAGCTATACATGAATCTTATCAAATTCAAATTGAGAGTCAAAAAAGTAATTCTGTAGATTTTTCTAATCATCAACAATGGAATCATGAAAGCGGATGGAAGAATGTTTTAAATAATCTGCGATTAGTTGTCCAACCACTCGTATCATTTTGGCTAGTTTATCCTTGGTTAGATATTTTTCCCAATTCTAATTTATTGCTTGGATTTAATCATCTAATCAGTGCCATGAATCAATTCAAACCCTTTTATTCTTCTGGATGA
- a CDS encoding cytochrome P450, with the protein MFKIAAQVTFSNSLPYLAIVLGVTTTAAIISKRWWQRHNTYKPLQLLPSPPKHWLLGNIPQVLTAVKQKKYFQLLFDWSQQLGPMYVHWTGFPVLVLSQPKVIEDTIVNGMKDGSLVRASQANNAWNDIIGPILIGQGGAQWQWRRKAWNPEFSSSSLTKYVEVIELACEQAIDTIKETSPPKEVQVDPLFVELTMRVICTLILGIPVDKKSASHEGPPLEVLKVYEAMSILSYRFLRGFTGEKKWQKYLPTKNSRDYWAARRYLEEFITPRVDLALQMRSQNKTDLTQISPLFQASMLVKIAAKEPKYNQQTLVAEVVALLLAGTDTTAHTLSFAVAELSLNQKVFQQAQAVVDSAWHQGGISLETLKELTYIHAIIKETLRLYSVASGSTPLEATRDLTIAGKLIPRGTKITWSMLAAGRDSTIYPQSGEFLPERWLDKSTHSPLLMIDFGSGSHRCLGEQLSIMESTVMLALLLRYFDWELVNGRSSVEQLQQNLLIYPSDKMPVRFRQRR; encoded by the coding sequence ATGTTCAAAATTGCTGCTCAGGTTACTTTTTCTAACTCATTGCCATATTTAGCAATAGTTCTAGGCGTTACTACTACAGCCGCAATAATTAGCAAACGCTGGTGGCAACGGCACAACACTTACAAACCTTTACAATTACTTCCTTCTCCCCCCAAACACTGGCTGTTAGGAAATATCCCTCAAGTATTAACAGCAGTAAAACAGAAAAAATACTTTCAATTATTGTTTGATTGGAGTCAGCAGCTAGGACCTATGTATGTTCATTGGACTGGCTTTCCAGTTCTTGTTTTGAGCCAGCCAAAAGTTATCGAAGATACTATTGTCAATGGCATGAAAGATGGCAGCCTAGTTAGAGCGTCGCAAGCGAACAACGCTTGGAACGATATTATCGGGCCAATTTTGATCGGTCAAGGCGGAGCGCAGTGGCAGTGGCGACGCAAGGCTTGGAACCCCGAGTTTAGTTCTAGCAGTCTGACTAAATATGTTGAAGTTATCGAGCTTGCTTGCGAACAAGCCATCGATACAATCAAAGAAACTTCTCCACCAAAAGAAGTTCAGGTAGATCCTCTGTTCGTAGAACTGACAATGAGGGTGATTTGCACTCTAATCCTAGGAATTCCTGTAGATAAAAAGAGCGCCAGTCATGAAGGACCACCCCTCGAAGTTCTCAAAGTGTACGAAGCAATGTCGATCTTAAGCTATCGGTTTTTGAGGGGATTTACTGGCGAGAAGAAATGGCAGAAATATCTACCAACTAAAAATTCGCGAGATTATTGGGCAGCAAGGCGGTACTTAGAAGAATTTATTACTCCTAGAGTAGACTTAGCTTTACAGATGAGATCACAAAACAAGACCGATTTAACACAGATAAGTCCTTTGTTCCAAGCATCAATGTTAGTGAAAATAGCTGCTAAAGAGCCAAAATACAATCAACAGACGCTCGTAGCAGAAGTTGTTGCACTATTACTGGCGGGTACTGACACTACAGCCCATACTTTATCTTTTGCAGTGGCAGAATTGTCCTTAAACCAAAAAGTTTTTCAGCAGGCGCAAGCTGTAGTTGACTCAGCTTGGCATCAAGGAGGCATTAGTTTAGAAACCCTTAAAGAACTAACTTATATTCATGCCATTATTAAAGAGACTTTGCGCCTTTATTCTGTCGCTTCGGGTTCGACTCCACTAGAAGCTACTCGTGACCTGACAATCGCAGGTAAGCTTATTCCTCGCGGAACAAAAATAACCTGGTCAATGCTTGCTGCTGGCAGAGATTCAACAATCTATCCTCAAAGCGGAGAATTTTTGCCGGAGCGTTGGTTAGACAAAAGTACCCATAGTCCACTGCTAATGATAGATTTTGGCTCAGGTTCTCATCGTTGTTTGGGAGAGCAGCTATCCATAATGGAATCAACAGTAATGCTGGCACTACTGTTGCGCTATTTTGACTGGGAGTTAGTCAACGGTCGTTCATCTGTCGAGCAGTTACAGCAGAACTTGTTGATTTATCCATCCGACAAAATGCCTGTGCGCTTTCGGCAAAGAAGGTAA
- a CDS encoding putative bifunctional diguanylate cyclase/phosphodiesterase: MSKYQLKHWSILIVAIAIALSTASLIIVINRRAEKSNQAQIMLIYVREQLVQLTALEWQAIAEKELSSELLTKVQSARNQIQEISYKLENIEPQKSKLQKFSQLHNQYNVAVDKEFELLAARQISQAIIVDEEYVDPTYEKLSTEIIKLNTDYSNQKQQANQMANRVSALALLVSTGLISVLFWKFIQAEKLAQLGVAEQKILSQSEERFKSLIQNASDVIIVINAEAEISYVTVSSGRVLGYLPEDLVGTKIENLVDADNTLPLQNFISDRLEATEISPSLEIPFRHQDGHLCYVELFGNNLLSDPRVNGIVLTLRDISDRKQALELLRYHAFHDSLTNLPNRALFNEHLQQAVKQAKRNEHYTFAVLFLDLDRFKLVNDSLGHKIGDELLCAVAQRLKLCLREGDTLARLGGDEFTLLIHNLQDIEQVQIVAERIKQELSLPFYLHGHELFISTSIGIATHSNANDWLDNMLRNADIAMYRAKALGRANYEVFDKTMHVQVAQRLQLETDLQQAVAKEEFIIHYQPIVDLKDLKIKGFEALVRWQHPVRGLVSPLDFIPLAEETGLIVPIGKWVMREACKQMQAWQSQFPNNPPMTISINVSSKQFSQPYLIQQIQQILQETGLNPSSLTLEITESVLIENTEFVAIKLTQLKAMGIQISLDDFGTGYSSLNYLYCLPINILKIDRSFVCNLDTEITKIEVIRAIVVLAWNLGIKVVTEGIETPQQMYHLKMLKCEYGQGYLFSKPLNSEMTEALIAQNFPLYQTLLGTAIVN, translated from the coding sequence ATGAGCAAGTATCAACTTAAACATTGGTCAATCCTGATCGTGGCGATCGCTATTGCCCTGAGTACCGCTAGTCTGATTATCGTGATAAATCGCCGCGCCGAAAAAAGCAATCAAGCGCAAATTATGCTGATTTATGTTAGAGAACAATTAGTTCAACTCACCGCTTTAGAATGGCAAGCTATAGCTGAAAAAGAATTAAGTTCTGAGTTACTTACAAAAGTACAATCGGCGCGCAATCAGATTCAAGAAATTAGCTATAAATTAGAAAACATTGAACCGCAAAAGTCAAAGTTACAAAAGTTTTCTCAACTCCATAACCAATACAACGTCGCTGTAGATAAGGAGTTTGAGTTACTTGCCGCCAGGCAGATTTCCCAAGCAATCATTGTGGATGAGGAATATGTAGATCCAACTTATGAAAAACTAAGTACCGAAATTATCAAGCTGAATACCGACTATAGCAATCAAAAGCAACAAGCAAACCAGATGGCTAATCGAGTATCTGCCCTTGCCTTGCTGGTATCGACTGGCTTAATTAGCGTGTTGTTCTGGAAATTTATTCAAGCAGAGAAGTTAGCTCAACTAGGTGTAGCTGAACAAAAAATCCTGTCCCAAAGTGAAGAACGGTTCAAGTCTCTAATCCAAAATGCCTCCGATGTCATCATTGTTATCAACGCAGAGGCAGAAATTAGCTATGTCACAGTATCTTCGGGGCGAGTTTTAGGTTACTTGCCGGAAGATTTAGTAGGGACTAAGATTGAAAACCTAGTAGATGCTGACAATACCTTACCACTGCAAAACTTTATAAGCGATCGCCTAGAAGCCACAGAAATCAGCCCATCGCTGGAAATACCTTTTCGCCATCAAGATGGGCATCTATGCTATGTAGAATTATTTGGCAATAACTTACTTAGCGACCCGCGAGTAAATGGGATAGTTTTGACTCTCCGAGATATAAGCGATCGCAAACAAGCTTTAGAGCTACTACGTTATCATGCCTTTCACGACTCCCTGACAAATCTACCCAACCGAGCTTTATTCAACGAGCATTTGCAGCAAGCCGTCAAGCAAGCAAAGAGGAATGAGCATTATACCTTTGCCGTCCTTTTTCTCGACCTCGACCGCTTCAAGCTTGTCAACGACAGTTTGGGTCACAAAATAGGCGATGAATTACTGTGTGCTGTGGCGCAAAGATTGAAATTGTGCCTAAGAGAAGGAGATACCCTTGCTCGATTGGGAGGAGACGAATTCACACTCTTGATCCATAACCTTCAGGATATCGAGCAAGTACAAATCGTTGCCGAGCGAATTAAACAAGAACTAAGCTTGCCTTTTTACTTACATGGACATGAGTTATTTATTTCTACAAGTATTGGGATTGCCACTCATAGCAATGCTAATGACTGGTTAGATAATATGCTCCGCAATGCTGATATTGCCATGTATCGTGCTAAAGCTCTGGGTCGGGCTAATTATGAAGTGTTTGATAAAACTATGCACGTCCAAGTAGCCCAGCGCTTGCAATTGGAAACAGACTTACAGCAAGCTGTTGCCAAAGAGGAATTTATAATTCACTATCAACCAATTGTGGATTTAAAAGACCTAAAAATTAAGGGTTTTGAGGCACTGGTAAGATGGCAACATCCGGTTCGCGGTCTTGTCTCTCCTCTTGACTTTATCCCCCTAGCGGAGGAGACTGGCTTGATTGTCCCTATTGGTAAGTGGGTAATGCGCGAAGCGTGCAAGCAGATGCAAGCATGGCAGAGCCAATTTCCTAACAATCCACCAATGACAATCAGTATCAATGTATCTAGCAAACAGTTCTCACAACCCTATTTAATCCAGCAAATCCAACAAATTCTCCAAGAAACAGGTCTTAATCCCAGTTCTTTAACCTTAGAGATTACCGAAAGCGTACTGATCGAAAATACTGAATTTGTAGCTATTAAACTCACACAGTTGAAAGCAATGGGGATTCAAATATCGCTAGATGATTTTGGCACAGGCTACTCATCCTTAAACTATTTATACTGTTTGCCCATTAATATTTTAAAGATTGACCGTTCGTTCGTTTGTAACCTGGATACGGAGATTACAAAAATTGAGGTAATTCGAGCAATCGTAGTGCTTGCCTGGAATTTAGGTATCAAAGTAGTCACCGAAGGGATAGAAACCCCACAGCAAATGTATCATCTCAAAATGTTGAAGTGTGAATACGGTCAAGGGTATTTATTCTCTAAACCATTAAATAGCGAGATGACAGAGGCGCTAATTGCCCAAAACTTTCCTCTATACCAGACGCTATTGGGGACAGCTATTGTTAACTAA
- a CDS encoding IS630 family transposase, whose product MRVEYWHEIGAVNLEDLVFVDETGSNLAMTRRYARSVRGSRAYNHAPYGRGQNVTLIGAMALRGLVGEITFPGATDALAFKTYVTQVLVPNLWTGACVVMDNLPAHKVNGIREAIESVGATVIYLSPYSPDFSPIENCWSKVKEFLRARAARTYAQLDQAITDALAAVTLQDIIGWFTHCCCYVSPN is encoded by the coding sequence TTGCGGGTAGAATATTGGCATGAAATTGGAGCAGTCAACTTGGAGGATTTGGTGTTTGTAGATGAGACAGGCTCCAACTTAGCAATGACACGGCGTTATGCCCGTTCTGTCCGAGGCAGCCGCGCCTATAACCACGCTCCTTACGGGCGCGGACAAAATGTAACATTGATTGGTGCAATGGCGCTACGGGGGCTGGTAGGTGAAATTACTTTTCCCGGTGCAACTGATGCTCTAGCATTCAAGACCTATGTGACTCAGGTATTAGTGCCTAATCTCTGGACAGGCGCGTGTGTAGTTATGGATAATTTGCCCGCCCACAAAGTTAATGGTATCCGTGAGGCAATTGAATCGGTAGGCGCAACAGTCATTTATTTATCCCCCTATTCGCCAGATTTTTCACCAATTGAAAACTGTTGGTCAAAAGTCAAAGAGTTTCTGCGTGCCAGAGCGGCACGAACCTATGCTCAGTTAGACCAAGCAATTACCGATGCTCTCGCTGCGGTGACACTCCAAGACATTATTGGCTGGTTCACCCATTGCTGTTGCTATGTTTCACCCAACTGA
- a CDS encoding cytochrome P450 — MSSQLPNRITSPPWWQLLNWIADPIGFQEKYSQKYGDIFTMRLSGLGSFVVIGNPQVIGAIFSQDSHFDVGRANKLAEPLVGRNSLMLLDGARHRRERKLLMPPFHGERLQTYALAICSITEQVASQWQVNQPFVARTAMQQISLEVILQIVFGLSEGERYRQLKPLLTEWLDMTDSPLRSSMLFLRFLQQDWGAWTPWSQMKRRQRHVHELLQAEIEERRNNLDEGRTDVLSLMMAVRDENGQAIGDEELRDELLTILFAGHETTATTLAWAFYQIHQQPDVREKLLQELDSLGENSSPMKIAELPYLTAVCQETLRMYPVIPVLFPRITKSPVKLGGHLFEKETTLMPSIYLVHYREDLYPNAQQFKPERFLERQYSPNEYFPFGGGSRRCLGYALAQLEMKLVLATVLSKYQLALAEDKPVKLQRRGFTLAPTGGVRIVMTGTKQKSVVLQKVVG; from the coding sequence GTGTCGAGTCAATTACCAAATCGAATTACTAGTCCTCCTTGGTGGCAACTCCTAAACTGGATTGCCGATCCCATAGGATTTCAAGAGAAATACAGCCAAAAGTATGGAGATATATTTACCATGCGTTTGAGTGGGCTTGGCTCTTTTGTAGTCATTGGTAATCCGCAGGTAATTGGAGCGATCTTCAGTCAAGATTCTCACTTTGATGTGGGTCGTGCCAATAAACTTGCAGAACCATTAGTTGGGCGAAATTCTTTAATGCTACTGGACGGCGCTCGTCACCGACGAGAACGAAAGTTATTAATGCCACCCTTTCATGGAGAAAGGTTACAGACTTATGCTCTGGCAATCTGCTCAATTACTGAACAAGTCGCAAGTCAGTGGCAAGTCAATCAACCTTTTGTAGCTCGGACTGCCATGCAGCAGATTAGCCTGGAAGTAATTTTGCAAATTGTCTTTGGCTTGAGCGAAGGAGAGCGCTATCGACAGCTTAAACCCCTACTCACCGAGTGGCTTGATATGACTGATTCTCCGCTTCGGTCTAGTATGCTGTTCTTGCGCTTTCTACAACAAGATTGGGGAGCATGGACTCCTTGGAGTCAGATGAAACGGCGACAACGCCACGTCCATGAACTGCTGCAAGCCGAAATCGAGGAGCGAAGAAATAACCTAGATGAGGGACGCACCGATGTCCTGAGTCTGATGATGGCGGTGCGGGACGAGAATGGGCAAGCGATCGGCGATGAGGAATTAAGAGATGAATTGCTAACGATTTTATTTGCTGGGCATGAAACAACTGCAACAACACTTGCTTGGGCTTTCTATCAAATTCATCAACAGCCAGATGTACGGGAGAAGTTGTTACAGGAATTAGACAGCTTGGGGGAGAATTCATCCCCAATGAAAATTGCAGAGCTTCCATACCTTACAGCAGTTTGTCAAGAAACGCTGCGGATGTATCCAGTTATTCCGGTGCTATTTCCCCGCATTACTAAATCACCCGTGAAGCTTGGAGGACATTTGTTTGAAAAGGAAACAACCTTGATGCCAAGTATTTATCTGGTACATTACCGGGAAGACTTGTATCCTAATGCACAACAGTTTAAGCCAGAACGTTTCCTAGAGCGACAGTATTCTCCTAATGAATATTTTCCTTTTGGTGGTGGAAGTCGGCGGTGTTTGGGATATGCTTTGGCTCAATTAGAAATGAAGCTGGTTCTGGCAACAGTTTTATCTAAGTATCAACTTGCTTTAGCAGAGGATAAACCCGTTAAGCTACAACGTCGCGGGTTTACTCTTGCTCCCACTGGCGGAGTGCGGATAGTAATGACTGGAACAAAACAAAAATCGGTTGTGTTGCAAAAAGTGGTCGGGTGA
- a CDS encoding prohibitin family protein, with product MRSKKLKARDDQNWQGIVGGAIAAILLLIALNAFVIINPGEAGVISILGKARDGALLEGIHVKPPFVSVVDIYDLTVQKFEVPAQSSTKDLQDLSARFAINFRLDPTQVVEVRRKQGTLQNIVAKIIAPQTQESFKVAAARRTVEEAITKRNELKQDFDDALGDRLDKYGIIILDTSVVDLAFSPEFAKAVEEKQIAEQRAQRAVYVAQEAEQEAQADINRAKGRAEAQRLLAETLKAQGGQLVLQKEAIEAWRTGGAQMPKVLVMGGDSKSSVPFLFNLGNIQEQ from the coding sequence ATGAGATCGAAAAAATTGAAAGCTAGAGATGACCAAAATTGGCAAGGTATAGTTGGAGGAGCGATCGCTGCTATACTACTTTTGATTGCGCTTAATGCTTTCGTGATTATCAATCCTGGGGAAGCGGGAGTAATTAGTATTTTGGGTAAAGCTAGAGATGGAGCTTTACTTGAAGGCATCCATGTCAAGCCGCCTTTTGTCTCAGTAGTCGATATTTACGACTTAACAGTGCAAAAGTTTGAAGTGCCAGCCCAAAGTTCTACCAAAGATTTGCAAGATTTGTCGGCTAGATTTGCCATAAACTTTCGTCTCGATCCTACTCAAGTAGTGGAAGTAAGAAGAAAGCAAGGAACATTACAAAATATTGTCGCCAAAATTATCGCCCCCCAAACTCAAGAATCTTTTAAAGTTGCCGCCGCTAGAAGAACGGTAGAAGAAGCAATTACCAAACGAAACGAGCTAAAACAAGACTTTGATGATGCTTTGGGAGACAGATTAGATAAGTACGGGATTATTATTTTAGATACTAGCGTTGTAGATTTAGCTTTTTCGCCAGAATTTGCCAAAGCTGTAGAAGAAAAGCAAATTGCCGAACAACGAGCGCAAAGAGCGGTGTATGTAGCACAAGAAGCCGAACAAGAAGCCCAAGCAGACATCAATCGCGCCAAAGGTAGAGCGGAGGCACAAAGACTGTTAGCGGAAACCTTAAAGGCTCAAGGAGGACAGCTAGTATTACAAAAAGAAGCAATTGAAGCTTGGCGTACCGGGGGCGCACAAATGCCCAAAGTTTTAGTTATGGGTGGCGATTCTAAAAGCAGCGTACCTTTTTTGTTTAATTTAGGTAATATCCAAGAGCAATAA
- a CDS encoding Lar family restriction alleviation protein, translating into MNSTTIEAKDYFLPCPFCGESELEIVESLFEDSIDCYELVVYCVCGAQCPAAKTEDEALLKWNSRVKS; encoded by the coding sequence GTGAACAGCACGACAATAGAAGCTAAAGATTACTTTTTACCATGTCCATTTTGTGGTGAATCAGAATTGGAAATCGTTGAATCATTATTCGAGGACAGCATTGATTGTTATGAACTTGTAGTTTATTGCGTGTGCGGCGCACAATGTCCGGCGGCAAAAACTGAGGATGAAGCTTTGTTGAAGTGGAATAGTCGGGTTAAAAGCTAA
- a CDS encoding FkbM family methyltransferase has protein sequence MKVITWLRSFTRSLVDIEGIKIKIPAIASKVIRNSILDGSYEAPELKLVKSRLSQEDIVMEVGTGLGLLSVYCAKQIGDDKVFTFEANPALEEAIKTNYQLNQVAPKLEMALVGDRPGFTTFYVGKNFWSNSIFNKAKGAKPITVTIVSFNDRVKEIKGASQFCNEY, from the coding sequence ATGAAAGTCATAACCTGGCTCAGAAGCTTTACTCGTTCACTTGTTGATATTGAAGGAATAAAGATAAAAATTCCGGCGATCGCTTCTAAAGTAATTCGTAACTCAATTTTAGATGGCTCTTATGAAGCTCCAGAATTAAAGCTTGTAAAAAGTAGGTTAAGTCAAGAGGATATTGTTATGGAAGTTGGTACGGGCTTAGGACTTCTATCTGTTTATTGTGCAAAGCAAATTGGTGATGATAAAGTCTTTACTTTTGAAGCTAACCCAGCGCTTGAAGAAGCAATAAAGACTAATTATCAACTCAATCAAGTTGCTCCAAAGTTGGAAATGGCTTTAGTTGGCGATCGCCCTGGCTTTACCACTTTTTATGTAGGTAAAAACTTTTGGTCTAACTCGATTTTTAATAAAGCTAAAGGGGCAAAACCAATTACCGTAACGATTGTAAGCTTTAACGATCGAGTAAAAGAAATTAAGGGAGCATCTCAGTTTTGCAATGAGTATTAA
- a CDS encoding tyrosine-type recombinase/integrase, which translates to MVKAAAKRVPGLEEAVAKTVSPHWLRHAHASQAMDRGAPVHLVKETLGHANIATTGRYLHARPTDSSSLYLES; encoded by the coding sequence ATTGTTAAAGCTGCGGCGAAAAGAGTGCCAGGGCTAGAGGAGGCTGTAGCTAAAACTGTATCACCGCACTGGTTGCGTCATGCTCATGCAAGTCAGGCAATGGATCGCGGCGCTCCTGTGCATTTGGTCAAGGAAACACTGGGTCATGCAAACATTGCTACAACTGGGCGCTATCTTCATGCGCGACCAACCGATAGTTCTAGTTTGTATTTAGAGTCGTAA
- a CDS encoding helix-turn-helix domain-containing protein: MKAYSTDLRQKIVDAYNQKESSQRQLARRFRVSLTFIENLLKRYRTDGTVEPRAHGGGQVAKLSPEQEAVVADLVDENNDAILVELCDQLEQRVGVRISRATMGRYVQKLKLTRKKNSARNGARQRTSTTVAGRILA; this comes from the coding sequence ATGAAAGCATACTCTACAGACCTGCGTCAGAAAATAGTTGATGCGTATAACCAAAAAGAGAGTTCCCAGAGGCAGTTGGCAAGAAGGTTTCGGGTCAGTTTGACATTTATTGAGAATTTATTAAAGCGTTATCGCACCGATGGAACCGTTGAACCCAGAGCGCATGGAGGAGGTCAAGTAGCTAAACTTAGCCCCGAACAAGAGGCGGTAGTAGCTGATTTAGTAGACGAAAATAATGATGCCATTTTGGTAGAGTTATGCGACCAACTGGAGCAACGTGTTGGAGTAAGGATCAGTCGAGCTACGATGGGACGATACGTCCAAAAGCTCAAACTTACCAGAAAAAAAAACTCTGCGCGCAACGGAGCGAGACAGCGAACGAGTACAACAGTTGCGGGTAGAATATTGGCATGA
- a CDS encoding IS6 family transposase, whose product MYSRHRFPAEIISYCVWLYYTFPLSYRDIEKMLLYRGIEVTYESIREWCQKFGQQYANQLRRKRPYIAGRWHLDEVVVTIKGQQYYLWRTVDSEGNVLDVLLQRRRDKNAAKRFFRKLLKKQGFVPRVIVTDKLKSYEAAKKQVMPRVEHRQHKGLNNRAENSHQPTRVRERRMRRFKSPGQAQRFLSAFGPIRDHFHPKQHQLTAKRYREQLRQRFEDWREVAGLNLAA is encoded by the coding sequence ATGTATTCTCGTCACCGTTTTCCAGCCGAAATCATCAGCTATTGTGTCTGGCTCTACTACACGTTTCCTTTAAGCTATCGGGACATCGAGAAAATGTTGCTGTATCGCGGGATTGAGGTGACGTACGAGTCGATTCGGGAGTGGTGTCAGAAATTCGGGCAGCAATACGCCAATCAACTCCGGCGCAAACGTCCGTACATTGCGGGCAGATGGCATTTAGACGAAGTCGTCGTGACGATCAAGGGGCAGCAATATTATTTGTGGCGGACAGTGGACTCGGAAGGGAACGTGCTGGATGTCTTGCTCCAACGGCGGCGGGATAAAAATGCGGCGAAGCGATTCTTTCGCAAACTTTTGAAGAAACAAGGCTTTGTGCCACGGGTAATCGTGACAGATAAACTCAAGAGCTACGAAGCGGCGAAGAAACAGGTGATGCCGAGGGTGGAGCATCGACAGCATAAGGGCTTGAACAATCGAGCCGAAAACTCGCATCAACCGACGCGAGTGCGAGAACGGCGAATGCGACGATTCAAATCTCCAGGGCAAGCGCAACGATTTCTCTCAGCTTTTGGACCGATTCGAGACCATTTCCACCCGAAACAACATCAACTCACCGCAAAACGCTATCGTGAACAACTGCGCCAACGCTTTGAAGATTGGCGAGAAGTTGCTGGGCTAAATTTGGCTGCATAG